One region of Demequina sp. TMPB413 genomic DNA includes:
- a CDS encoding TetR/AcrR family transcriptional regulator: MPTPSRTSLDAIVNAGLLILESNGPAGLTMHAVAKSVGVKSPSLYKHVADRDALLTLVADAAARDLVAHLPPARQDHTAEDLHSNLAQLATSLREWAHRRPEAFRLAFAGRGSEETLAAAAEPILATTRALAGNEHALNAARLVTAWAMGFISMELAGAFRLGGNVEEAFEFGLERLSVALDVQSHDAVEASSTREAGMMQR, from the coding sequence ATGCCGACCCCGTCCCGCACGTCCCTCGACGCGATCGTCAACGCGGGGCTCCTGATTCTTGAGAGCAACGGACCGGCTGGCCTCACGATGCACGCAGTGGCGAAGTCCGTTGGGGTCAAGTCCCCGTCCCTGTACAAACATGTCGCGGACCGAGACGCACTCCTCACCTTGGTCGCCGACGCTGCGGCCCGCGACCTTGTTGCTCACTTGCCCCCCGCGCGCCAGGACCACACGGCGGAAGACCTACACAGCAACCTCGCTCAGCTGGCGACGTCGCTCCGCGAGTGGGCCCATCGACGGCCAGAGGCGTTTCGCCTGGCCTTCGCTGGGCGCGGGTCTGAGGAGACCTTGGCTGCCGCCGCGGAGCCCATCCTCGCCACGACGCGGGCTTTGGCGGGCAACGAGCACGCCCTGAACGCCGCGCGTCTCGTGACCGCGTGGGCGATGGGTTTCATCTCGATGGAGCTCGCGGGGGCCTTCCGTCTGGGCGGCAACGTGGAAGAGGCGTTCGAGTTTGGCCTTGAACGCCTCAGCGTCGCCCTCGACGTTCAGTCCCATGACGCAGTCGAGGCGTCGAGCACGCGTGAGGCAGGCATGATGCAGAGATGA
- a CDS encoding NUDIX domain-containing protein, whose product MTHNVEQEQTSHDLAASPASPDLVVSAVVLRDPHGRILTVRKRGTSRFMLPGGKREAGESPARTAIRECAEELGLSLQPGDLTDLGTYTAAAANEPGFLVEGSVFEHPLRGEPLASAEIAELRWLDPHGPLPSDLAPLLEHHVLPALATAR is encoded by the coding sequence ATGACGCACAACGTTGAGCAGGAGCAAACATCCCACGACCTCGCAGCAAGTCCCGCATCCCCCGACCTTGTGGTGAGCGCCGTCGTGTTGCGCGACCCACATGGCCGTATCCTCACTGTCCGCAAGCGGGGCACGTCCCGGTTCATGCTGCCTGGCGGTAAGCGCGAGGCGGGAGAGTCTCCCGCCCGGACCGCCATCAGGGAGTGTGCAGAAGAGCTCGGACTATCGCTCCAGCCGGGCGACCTGACGGACCTCGGCACCTATACCGCTGCCGCGGCAAACGAGCCAGGATTCCTTGTCGAGGGCTCCGTGTTCGAGCACCCGCTTCGCGGTGAGCCTCTCGCCAGTGCCGAAATTGCAGAACTTCGGTGGCTCGACCCCCACGGCCCGCTACCCAGCGATCTCGCTCCCCTTCTGGAGCACCACGTGCTGCCAGCGCTCGCGACGGCCCGGTAG
- a CDS encoding HNH endonuclease signature motif containing protein, translating to MTLTTAPIRLAADAVCAREGVDLKQLSREELLALSGQLAGLRRAADLAFAQVAAEVDCLSRPEDGSAGLAARQGFRSAGELIARATGGTVAEAQRLISAGSLLADADADTGLGGEGSGSTAVDGCADVVSERAATPLSPVAEVRAELARAARAQEISVEVVSIAERALAGLPDEDRTRELFLKAIAKAPGLALHQVRALFWRAQAAADPEAWKARESRQQDDRFAVLRDDADGMVTLTARLAPLDAAPVRAVLDANVRWAMQQRREDPGSDVRSPGQMRADILVGLCRHALDCDQPTSGVKTTVVVRMTQADLEADCGVGEVDGLAQPVSVSALREGAADAEVIPVVLGGQSEVLDWGRSRRLFTPAQRLALVERDGGCSWCHAPPSWCEAHHIRWWERDRGPTDLANGVLLCARCHHRIHGDGWGIDVRDGVVWFIPPRSIDPAQTPRLGGRARYEIAA from the coding sequence ATGACCTTGACCACCGCCCCGATTCGCTTAGCGGCCGACGCTGTATGTGCGCGTGAAGGGGTGGACCTCAAACAGTTGTCGCGTGAGGAGTTGCTGGCTTTGTCTGGTCAACTGGCGGGCTTGCGGCGCGCAGCAGATCTCGCTTTTGCCCAGGTCGCGGCAGAAGTCGACTGCCTATCCCGACCGGAAGACGGTTCAGCAGGTTTGGCGGCCAGGCAGGGCTTTCGCTCTGCGGGTGAACTGATTGCGCGGGCCACCGGTGGAACTGTTGCGGAGGCTCAGCGGTTGATCTCGGCCGGTTCGTTGTTGGCGGACGCCGACGCCGACACCGGGTTGGGCGGGGAGGGCAGCGGTTCTACGGCGGTAGATGGGTGCGCCGACGTTGTGTCGGAGCGCGCGGCCACGCCGCTGTCGCCCGTCGCAGAGGTCAGGGCAGAACTTGCGCGGGCCGCGCGGGCTCAAGAGATTTCGGTGGAAGTGGTCAGCATCGCCGAACGCGCTCTGGCGGGGCTTCCTGACGAGGACCGGACCCGCGAGCTCTTTCTCAAGGCGATCGCGAAGGCGCCTGGCTTGGCGTTGCACCAGGTGCGTGCGCTGTTCTGGAGGGCACAAGCCGCTGCCGACCCCGAGGCCTGGAAGGCGCGCGAGTCGCGTCAGCAAGATGACCGCTTCGCCGTCCTGAGGGACGATGCGGACGGCATGGTGACCCTGACCGCCAGACTTGCCCCGCTTGATGCGGCGCCCGTACGAGCGGTGCTCGATGCCAATGTGCGCTGGGCCATGCAGCAGCGACGCGAAGACCCAGGCTCCGACGTGCGGAGCCCTGGACAGATGCGCGCCGACATCTTGGTCGGGCTATGCAGGCATGCGCTCGATTGCGATCAGCCGACCAGCGGCGTGAAGACCACCGTGGTGGTGAGAATGACGCAGGCCGACCTCGAGGCGGATTGCGGCGTGGGCGAGGTGGACGGTCTGGCGCAGCCAGTCTCCGTGTCTGCACTCCGCGAGGGTGCGGCGGACGCCGAGGTCATCCCCGTGGTGCTGGGCGGCCAGAGCGAGGTGCTCGACTGGGGGCGCTCTCGCAGGCTATTTACGCCGGCGCAGCGGTTGGCTCTGGTCGAGCGAGACGGCGGCTGTTCGTGGTGCCATGCTCCGCCATCGTGGTGCGAGGCGCATCACATCAGATGGTGGGAGAGAGACCGGGGTCCAACAGATTTGGCGAACGGTGTCTTGCTGTGCGCTCGATGTCACCATCGAATTCACGGGGACGGTTGGGGGATTGATGTTCGCGACGGTGTGGTGTGGTTCATTCCGCCGCGCTCGATCGACCCCGCGCAGACCCCGAGACTAGGCGGGCGGGCGCGATACGAGATTGCAGCGTGA
- a CDS encoding MarR family winged helix-turn-helix transcriptional regulator — translation MTEANEATEPLTEDEQAFLRSLARALVLLPRTFAADIGRAHGLTMSEYFTMMYLSESPGSRMRMGDLAQATALSLPAVTRVVTLLAARGLLLRTPNADDGRGRDVVLTDAGRERLAEALPAQVASVRRRIFDHLDGVDLPAAAAILARVGEASTQPSTEERKQP, via the coding sequence ATGACCGAGGCGAACGAAGCGACGGAGCCCCTCACCGAAGACGAGCAGGCCTTCTTGCGGTCCCTCGCCCGCGCGCTCGTGCTGCTCCCAAGGACGTTCGCCGCCGACATCGGCCGCGCCCATGGCCTGACCATGAGCGAGTACTTCACCATGATGTACCTCTCAGAATCCCCCGGCAGCCGGATGCGCATGGGCGACCTCGCCCAGGCGACCGCCCTCTCGCTACCCGCCGTCACGCGCGTCGTCACGCTCCTCGCCGCAAGAGGCCTCCTCCTGCGCACGCCCAACGCCGACGACGGCCGCGGGCGCGACGTCGTCCTCACCGACGCAGGTCGCGAGCGTCTCGCCGAGGCCCTCCCTGCGCAAGTCGCGAGCGTGCGTCGGCGCATCTTCGATCATCTCGACGGCGTAGACCTGCCCGCGGCGGCCGCAATTCTCGCGCGCGTCGGCGAGGCCAGCACTCAGCCCTCCACCGAAGAACGGAAGCAGCCATGA
- a CDS encoding DUF1778 domain-containing protein, translating into MPKDQVLNTRISTRDLDVLKRAAELEGMSTSAFVTRAALRDAELLLARSDRTVMPAETFASVMASLDVPDAAPRLSEAFARHGS; encoded by the coding sequence ATGCCCAAGGATCAGGTGCTCAACACACGCATCTCGACGCGCGATCTCGACGTGCTCAAACGCGCCGCCGAGCTCGAAGGCATGTCCACGTCGGCCTTTGTCACCCGAGCCGCTCTGCGCGACGCCGAGCTGCTACTCGCCCGCTCGGACCGCACGGTCATGCCCGCAGAGACGTTCGCCTCCGTGATGGCGTCACTCGACGTGCCCGACGCGGCGCCCCGCCTGAGCGAGGCCTTCGCGCGCCACGGCTCCTGA